GCGGGTGAAGATGTGCGCGTCCGGCTTCAGTGCGCCCGGCTTGTCGAGCGTGCCGACGCGCACAAATCGGACATTGGGCCTGTGCCCGTAGTCGCTCCAGAGGGCGGTCTGACATTTGGGGCAGCGGTAGATATCGTGCGGTCCGTACTCACGCGGCACCGGCACGGCCACCGGCTGGCCGCGCAGGAGCTTGATCGCTTGGGTCTCGATGATCGCGTTGAGCACGAACGCGCTGCCGGTCAACCGCTGGCAGTCGGCGCAATGACAGCAGTTAATGAACATCGGCTGGGTTAGGAGTTGGTAGCGGATGGAGCCGCAGGCGCAGCGGCCAGAAAGTTTCTTTGCCATAGTGACGGTCAGCAAAACACGAAAGCGCGCGCAGGGAAAGCCGAGGTTATCCACTCGAAGAGAACCCTGCGGCCGGAGTTGCCGAAATTGTCTCCGGTACCGGGCGCTGCCCAAAGGGGCATCGCGCTTCGCTTGCCGGCACAGTCCAAGAAACCACCAACAACTTGGGGGACACTGCCTCTTTCCTCTCCCGCCGAATAATCTTTGCCGCGGTCGCGCGTCCGTTAGTATGAGCGTCTATTCTGTGCACGGAACGAAAGACAAACAGCCTCCCCGGTCGCTGATCATCGCCGCGTTTGCGGCGGTCTATATTATTTGGGGAGCAACGTATCTGGCGATCCGATATGCCGTGGAAACGATCCCGCCGTTCCTCATGGGCGGCACACGCTTTCTTCTGGCCGGAGCCATTTTTTACGTGTGGCTGCGTCTGAGCGGAACGCCCAGACCGGAAGCGATCCACTGGAAGAACGCCGCGATTGCCGGCGCGTTGCTGCTGGGAATCGGCAACGGCGGTCTCAACTGGGCCGAGCAAAGAGTGTCTTCCAGCGTC
This sequence is a window from Verrucomicrobiota bacterium. Protein-coding genes within it:
- a CDS encoding GFA family protein: MAKKLSGRCACGSIRYQLLTQPMFINCCHCADCQRLTGSAFVLNAIIETQAIKLLRGQPVAVPVPREYGPHDIYRCPKCQTALWSDYGHRPNVRFVRVGTLDKPGALKPDAHIFTRWKVKWLKLPKGTPAFRNYYKTSKLWPKASFKRLNAALGKAES